The region AATTTCGCGGAGTCCTTTATCTGGAGTATCCTCTGCTAAACGCTTCACAAACGCACTGCCAACAATTGCTGCATCGGCTCCCCATGCCATTACCTGACGAGCATGTTCTGGCTGAGAGATACCAAATCCTACGCCAATTGGCTTATCTGTCACTCCCCGTAGTTCAACTAGCAGATCTCTTACGCGGGATTCCAACTGAGTTCGCATTCCAGTGACTCCGGTCGTACTGACCAGGTAAATGAAACCTTGGGAGTGTTCCGCGATCGCAGCAATCCGCTCACGAGGGGTCGTAGGAGCAACCAATAAAATCACTTCAACCCCATACTTCTGCGCAGGTTGAAGCAAAATTTCAGCTTCCTCAAGTGGTAAATCAGGCACAACTAAGCCCTTGACGCCAGCCACCGCGATTGCTTGCAAAAATGGCTCAATCCCCCGATTTAAAATGGGGTTGTAATAAGTAAACAGAATAATCGGCGATCGCAACCCTGGGCTAACTCGTTGCACCATCTCCAACACCGCCTCAAGCCGCGTCCCTCGCTGCAGCGCCCGAGTAGCCGCCGCCTGGATTACAGGTCCGTCGGCTAATGGGTCCGAGTAAGGAACTCCCAGTTCAATTAAATCGGCACCATTCTCATCCAAAACCTTCAGCGCCTGTTCAGTCGTTGCCAAATCTGGATCACCCGCCGTGATAAATGGAATCAAGGCACAACGAGCATGGCTCCGCAAATGCTCAAAGCATTGGGAAACAGAAGTCATGGTTTTCTATGTAATTCCTAAAATCTCATCATTGCGTTGACTTAGAAACGGCATTTTCTGCTTCAACTTCTGCT is a window of Leptolyngbyaceae cyanobacterium JSC-12 DNA encoding:
- a CDS encoding tryptophan synthase, alpha chain (IMG reference gene:2510096971~PFAM: Tryptophan synthase alpha chain~TIGRFAM: tryptophan synthase, alpha subunit) encodes the protein MTSVSQCFEHLRSHARCALIPFITAGDPDLATTEQALKVLDENGADLIELGVPYSDPLADGPVIQAAATRALQRGTRLEAVLEMVQRVSPGLRSPIILFTYYNPILNRGIEPFLQAIAVAGVKGLVVPDLPLEEAEILLQPAQKYGVEVILLVAPTTPRERIAAIAEHSQGFIYLVSTTGVTGMRTQLESRVRDLLVELRGVTDKPIGVGFGISQPEHARQVMAWGADAAIVGSAFVKRLAEDTPDKGLREITDFCRSLKSAIALN